One genomic window of Salmo salar chromosome ssa12, Ssal_v3.1, whole genome shotgun sequence includes the following:
- the LOC106565971 gene encoding LOW QUALITY PROTEIN: bromodomain and PHD finger-containing protein 3-like (The sequence of the model RefSeq protein was modified relative to this genomic sequence to represent the inferred CDS: deleted 2 bases in 1 codon; substituted 1 base at 1 genomic stop codon), with amino-acid sequence MGRGRGRGRGRGRDSSVQLRPPSPYRLQLSPSRETLTYAQAQKMVEVDLDGRLHRISITDPLPVITEDEMMAQDIVECNSNKENSEQTQSRARPGRKPPNPKGRRRESKTSSHQSRHSGSQQHTQSHTNSSQHPSHQSPLPEPTFRVLDCPCPLDTPPLPVAYYRFVEKSGEEQDCEAEYDMDEEDLAWLEMVNQKRVSDGHASVSPDTFELLIDRLERESILESRSQALSQSAIDEDAFCCVCLDDECLNSNVILFCDICNLAVHQECYGVPYIPEGQWLCRCCLQSPSRPVDCVLCPNRGGAFKQTSDGRWAHVVCAIWIPEVCFANMVFLEPVEGVKNIPSARWKLTCYLCKQKGRGASIQCHKANCYRAFHVSCAQKAGLFMKIDPVRETGVNGTTFSVKKTAFCENHSPVGSRRDGSGDEAVEGRLVGGRGNRGQRSYTQSPPAPPSKKTPKGQKKKKGKKSLAGQTTRRSAVPVLLVPQIPSHRLNKICIGVAVQRKNQFMQRLHNYWLLKRQSRNGMPLIRRLHSHLQAHKTAEQREPDEKLCAAREELRYWQKLRQDLERARLLVELVRKRERLKREQMKLQQAALELKLTPALILLRSTLDQLQEKDTAQIFSQPVNLAEVPDYLEFISKPMDLSSMRAKLEAHAYCSTADLEGDFNLMVSNCLRYNSKETAFHRAALHLREVGGAVLRHAHRQAQSIGLDPSTGMHLPDSPNKHGFYQCTWEDVDSLLDPDNRLHLSTEEQLKALLEKLDMVASMRSSGGRTKRIRLLRREINTVTHKQQRSQSHNGKEEEEEEKGKKDNVENSPLTSASTLGKDASPPTLEPSCPASSPLQGDAPPEPPVLGLVTAGRRSPGRSYKRQRSSPSGGKGQSDDDAEVEETATPCKQKEDSQKFSPSQTPSPPTNACPLIGVGRRTSVLFKKAKNGARLAKIRAAQLQYVGTTEGKTNGLDSSPTITKPPSETALSTPRPSPHSLLTVIPPPEVQRAQLXQRETSPPPLVKVEGFTNGLGKHKDDSSDIASNDQKHSVPPPPKRSRGKPALAKVPERQNGGSGGSMLLPFDSDTELTPLDLVWAKCRGYPSYPAMVVDPDMPQEGLLHNGIPIPVPPGDVLKLGERRQKETGERHYLVLFFDTKRTWQWLPRDKLLQMGMDDTVDKLRLMEGKKPSVRKSVHTAYNRAMIHLNHVINHVKGNLTFNPSNFI; translated from the exons ATGggcaggggtagagggagggggaggggtaggGGCAGGGACTCCAGTGTTCAGCTGCGGCCACCTTCCCCCTATAGACTGCAGCTATCTCCATCTAGAGAAACTTTGACGTATGCTCAGGCCCAGAAGATGGTGGAGGTGGACCTGGATGGAAGGCTTCACAGGATCAGCATCACCGACCCTCTGCCAGTCATCACAGAGGATGAGATGATGGCTCAGGACATTGTTGAGTGCAACAGTAACAAAGAGAACAGCGAACAAACCCAGAGCAGAGCCAGACCAGGGCGCAAACCTCCCAACCCAAAGGGCCGCAGGAGGGAAAGCAAAACCTCATCTCACCAGAGCCGACATTCTGGCAGTCAGCAGCACACTCAAAGCCACACCAATTCCTCCCAACACCCTTCTCACCAAAGCCCTCTCCCCGAGCCAACCTTCCGCGTGCTTGACTGCCCGTGTCCTTTAGACACACCTCCCCTACCTGTGGCCTACTACCGTTTCGTAGAGAAGTCAGGGGAGGAGCAGGACTGTGAAGCAGAGTACGACATGGACGAGGAGGACCTGGCCTGGCTGGAGATGGTCAACCAGAAGAGGGTATCTGATGGCCACGCGTCCGTCTCCCCGGACACCTTTGAGCTGCTGATCGACCGTCTGGAAAGGGAGTCCATCCTGGAGTCACGGAGCCAGGCTCTGTCCCAGAGTGCCATAGATGAGGACGCCTTCTGCTGCGTCTGCCTGGACGACGAGTGTCTCAACAGCAACGTCATCCTGTTCTGTGACATCTGCAACCTGGCCGTCCACCAGGAGTGTTACGGTGTGCCCTACATCCCTGAGGGCCAGTGGCTGTGCCGCTGCTGTCTGCAGTCCCCCTCGCGCCCCGTGGACTGTGTGCTCTGCCCCAACCGGGGAGGTGCCTTCAAACAGACTAGTGATGGACGCTGGGCCCACGTTGTCTGTGCCATATGGATCCCAGAGGTGTGCTTTGCCAACATGGTATTCCTGGAGCCAGTGGAGGGGGTGAAGAACATCCCCTCAGCCCGCTGGAAGCTCACCTGCTACCTGTGCAAGCAGAAAGGCCGGGGCGCGTCCATCCAGTGCCACAAGGCCAACTGTTACCGGGCCTTCCATGTCAGCTGTGCCCAGAAGGCTGGCCTCTTCATGAAGATCGACCCGGTCCGGGAGACAGGGGTCAACGGAACCACCTTCTCTGTGAAGAAGACTGCCTTCTGTGAGAATCACTCCCCAGTCGGGTCACGGCGAGATGGGTCAGGtgatgaggctgtggagggaagGCTGGTGGGAGGCAGGGGGAACAGGGGTCAAAGGTCATACACTCAGAGCCCCCCGGCACCGCCCAGTAAAAAGACTCCCAAAGgccagaagaagaagaaaggaaAGAAGAGCCTAGCTGGTCAGACGACCCGTCGCTCTGCTGTGCCTGTGCTGCTGGTGCCTCAAATCCCCTCTCACAG GCTGAATAAGATTTGCATTGGGGTTGCTGTCCAGAGGAAGAACCAGTTCATGCAGAGGCTTCACAACTACTGGCTGCTGAAACGTCAGTCCCGAAACGGCATGCCTCTTATCCGGCGCCTGCACTCGCATCTGCAGGCTCACAAGACTGCTGAGCAG AGGGAACCAGATGAGAAGCTTTGTGCGGCGAGGGAGGAGCTACGGTACTGGCAGAAGTTGCGGCAGGACCTGGAGAGAGCCCGGCTCCTGGTGGAACTCGtccgcaagagagagagactaaagagAGAGCAG atgAAACTTCAACAGGCTGCTCTGGAGCTGAAGTTGACCCCTGCGTTAATACTGCTGCGCTCCACCCTGGACCAGCTTCAGGAGAAGGACACGGCACAGATTTTCTCTCAGCCTGTCAATCTAGCAGAG GTGCCAGACTATCTGGAGTTTATCTCCAAGCCAATGGATTTATCCAGCATGCGTGCCAAACTGGAGGCCCATGCTTACTGCTCCACAGCCGACCTGGAGGGGGACTTTAACCTCATGGTGTCCAACTGCCTGAGGTACAACTCCAAGGAGACCGCGTTCCACCGAGCCGCCCTGCACCTACGAGAGGTGGGAGGAGCCGTCCTCCGCCACGCCCACAGACAGGCGCAGAGCATCGGGTTGGACCCCAGCACAGGCATGCACCTCCCAGACTCTCCCAACAAGCACGGCTTCTACCAATGCACTTGGGAGGACG TGGACTCTCTCCTGGATCCAGACAACAGGCTCCACCTGTCCACAGAGGAGCAGCTGAAGGCCCTGCTGGAGAAGCTGGACATGGTGGCATCCATGCGCTCCAGTGGAGGACGAACCAAACGCATCCGGCTGCTGCGTAGAGAGATCAACACAGTCACGCACAAACAACAGCGCTCACAGTCGCACAAcgggaaagaggaagaggaggaagaaaaggGAAAGAAGGACAATGTGGAGAACAGTCCTTTAACATCAGCCTCTACTCTGGGGAAAG ATGCCTCTCCACCAACACTAGAGCCTTCATGCCCAGCGTCGTCCCCCCTGCAAGGCGATGCCCCACCTGAGCCACCCGTACTGGGCCTTGTGACCGCAGGGCGAAGGTCACCAGGGCGCTCTTACAAACGCCAGAGATCCTCCCCGAGTGGGGGAAAAGGGCAGAGTGACGATGATGCTGAAGTTGAGGAGACAGCGACACCGTGTAAACAGAAGGAGGATTCTCAAAAGTTTTCTCCTTCACAGACTCCCAGTCCTCCCACTAACGCCTGTCCATTGATTGGAGTTGGCCGGCGGACATCTGTTCTGTTCAAGAAAGCTAAAAATGGAGCGAGACTGGCAAAGATTAGAGCAGCTCAGTTACAGTATGTAGGGACCACTGAGGGTAAAACCAATGGATTGGACAGTTCCCCCACCATTACAAAACCTCCCAGTGAGACTGCCCTTTCCACCCCCCGCccctccccccactccctccTCACCGTCATCCCACCGCCTGAGGTCCAGAGGGCCCAGCTCTGACAGCGA GAgacaagcccccccccccttgtcaAAGTCGAAG GCTTTACAAATGGTCTAGGAAAGCACAAAGATGACTCTTCAGACATAGCATCCAATGACCAAAAACACAG TGTCCCCCCGCCACCCAAACGCAGCCGTGGTAAACCAGCTCTGGCTAAAGTCCcagagagacagaatggaggCTCAG GGGGAAGTATGCTTTTGCCCTTTGATAGTGACACAGAGCTCACACCACTGGACCTGGTCTGGGCGAAGTGTCGTGGGTATCCATCATACCCAGCAATG GTTGTTGACCCAGACATGCCTCAGGAAGGGCTTCTTCACAACGGCATCCCCATCCCCGTGCCTCCTGGGGACGTGCTCAAACTGGGGGAGCGGAGGCAGAAGGAGACCGGGGAGAGGCACTACCTTGTGCTGTTCTTCGACACCAAGAGGACCTG GCAATGGCTGCCACGGGACAAGTTGCTGCAAATGGGGATGGATGACACGGTGGACAAACTGCGCCTGATGGAGGGCAAGAAGCCCAGCGTCCGCAAGTCTGTACACACGGCATACAACCGTGCCATGATACACCTGAACCACGTTATCAACCACGTCAAGGGGAACCTCACTTTCAACCCCTCCAATTTTATATGA
- the LOC106565972 gene encoding vacuolar fusion protein MON1 homolog B: protein MERDDNQEKGEMEEIKSCENPSSDSTLSTGSADLTPALSSENHTVPEPAGPVGGDDNTNVTLEEPKNPPPSDTMGEEGTQELEPAPDQELEPAPDQELEPAPDQELEPAPDQVKDEETDECNKTEYQNSSGGQPETVPEEASSSAENGQDDSGEFVVTMLARGKLEEQGMGVKGMSSPLSETGAPEAPPSHRDEDVMAESWRQHRKHVFVLSEAGKPIYSRYGSEEALSSTMGVMMALVSFVQSSDNMIRSVYSDGHTVVFMQKGPLVLVSVSSSRQSEQQLRGELLYVYYQIISMLTQASITRIFQHKKNYDLRRLLAGSEKILDGLLNLVDSDPSFLLAAVHCLPLTSSLRDSLSQILQKAITPNLVFSILIAKNQLLTIVQEKTVIEDTRLEPADVHLLLNLIGASSAFQAGEIWTPICLPLFNPDCYFYAYISYLDPPECTVCLLLLSTDKEAFYAVAECKRRIELAMLAQNSLRLIAKAHSYSVSQVGVSDLRHFMYKPFDVPDNHKQLTQFTSPEMEAPYSTEEERMRLLDLYRYMHGRIHSSSRPLKLIYHVAERETLLAWVTSKFELYTCFSPLVTKARAINAITKLLRWIRKEEDRLFIRYPPKYSTTPNPSKSSRKSDQQDSTDNGFASLL, encoded by the exons ATGGAGAGAGATGACAATCAagaaaagggagagatggaggagataaAGAGTTGTGAGAATCCATCCTCTGACAGCACACTGTCAACTG GTTCTGCTGATCTCACTCCTGCTCTGTCCTCTGAAAATCACACAGTTCCTGAGCCTGCTGGGCCAGTGGGAGGAGACGACAACACCAATGTGACTTTAGAGGAGCCTAAGAATCCACCTCCATCAGATACTATGGGTGAGGAGGGGACCCAGGAACTAGAACCGGCCCCTGACCAGGAACTAGAACCGGCCCCTGACCAGGAACTAGAACCGGCCCCTGACCAGGAACTAGAACCGGCCCCTGACCAGGTAAAAGATGAAGAGACTGATGAGTGCAATAAGACAGAATATCAGAACAGTTCAGGTGGTCAACCAGAGACGGTGCCAGAAGAGGCTTCATCTTCAGCTGAGAATGGGCAGGACGACTCAGGGGAGTTTGTGGTCACTATGTTGGCCAGAGGTAAACTGGAGGAACAAGGTATGGGAGTGAAAGggatgtcctctccactgtcagAGACTGGCGCCCCAGAGGCCCCCCCATCCCACCGTGATGAAGACGTGATGGCTGAGAGTTGGAGGCAGCACAGGAAGCATGTGTTTGTCCTGAGTGAGGCAGGGAAACCAATCTACTCCCGCTACGGCAGTGAAGAGGCCCTGTCGTCCACCATGGGAGTCATGATGGCACTGGTGTCCTTTGTCCAGAGTAGTGACAACATGATCCGCTCTGTCTACTCAG ACGGGCACACAGTGGTGTTCATGCAGAAGGGTCCTCTGGTGCTGGTGTCTGTGTCAAGCAGCCGGCAGTCAGAGCAGCAGCTGCGTGGTGAGCTGCTGTACGTCTACTACCAGATCATCAGCATGCTCACCCAGGCCAGCATCACACGCATCTTCCAACACAAGAAGAACTATGACCTGCGGCGACTGCTGGCCGGCTCTGAGAAGATCCTGGATGGCCTCCTCAACCTGGTGGACTCAGACCCCAGCTTCCTGCTGGCAGCGGTGCACTGCCTGCCCCTGACTTCCTCTCTCAGGGACTCTCTCAGCCAGATCCTACAGAAGGCCATTACCCCAAACCTGGTCTTCTCCATCCTCATCGCCAAGAACCAGCTGCTCACCATTGTCCAGGAAAAGACGGTGATTGAGGACACCAGGCTGGAGCCTGCTGACGTCCACCTGCTGCTCAACCTCATTGGGGCCTCCTCTGCCTTCCAGGCCGGAGAGATCTGGACTCCCATCTGCCTGCCTCTCTTTAACCCTGACTGTTACTTCTATGCCTACATCTCCTACCTGGACCCCCCAGAATGCACTGTGTGTCTGCTGCTGCTCTCGACGGATAAGGAGGCCTTTTATGCGGTGGCAGAGTGTAAGAGGAGGATAGAGTTGGCCATGCTGGCTCAGAACTCCCTGAGGCTCATTGCCAAGGCCCACTCCTACAGCGTGAGCCAGGTGGGAGTCTCAGACCTCAGGCACTTCATGTACAAGCCCTTTGATGTCCCAGACAACCACAAGCAGCTCACCCAGTTCACCAG CCCAGAGATGGAGGCTCCCTACAGcacggaggaggagaggatgaggctgCTGGACCTGTACCGCTACATGCACGGCCGCATCCACAGCTCCTCCCGGCCCCTCAAGCTCATCTACCACGTGGCAGAGAGGGAAACGCTGCTGGCCTGG GTCACAAGTAAATTTGAGTTGTACACTTGCTTCAGCCCCTTGGTGACTAAGGCCCGTGCCATTAACGCAATAACCAAGCTTCTACGTTGGATCAGGAAGGAGGAGGACCGTCTCTTTATCCGATACCCACCCAAGTATTCAACCACCCCCAACCCCAGCAAAAGTTCCCGCAAGTCTGACCAGCAGGACTCCACAGATAATGGCTTTGCGTCTCTACTATAG
- the LOC106565977 gene encoding T-cell leukemia translocation-altered gene protein homolog isoform X1, translating to MEEPWDFEFLSRIVDGFVSFLSEFVDDWLANDMRVSIFKILFSWLVVSLIAIHFAWKFYGNTVNDMYYRQGTGGKNGGTPDPAPHRSGWESAAGDNLKTHRE from the exons ATGGAAGAGCCCTGGGATTTCGAGTTTTTATCCCGCATTGTGGACGGGTTTGTTTCGTTTCTTTCCGAATTTGTTGACGACTGGCTGGCAAATGATATGAGAGTGTCAATATTCAAGATATTGTTTAGTTGGCTCGTTGTCAGTCTCATTGCCATCCATTTCGCTTGGAAATTTTACGGAAACACTGTGAACGATATGTATTACCGACAAG GTACTGGTGGAAAGAATGGAGGCACACCTGACCCTGCACCTCACAGGAGCGGATG GGAGAGTGCGGCAGGAGACAACCTCAAGACACATCGTGAGTGA
- the LOC106565977 gene encoding T-cell leukemia translocation-altered gene protein homolog isoform X2, giving the protein MEEPWDFEFLSRIVDGFVSFLSEFVDDWLANDMRVSIFKILFSWLVVSLIAIHFAWKFYGNTVNDMYYRQGTGGKNGGTPDPAPHRSGW; this is encoded by the exons ATGGAAGAGCCCTGGGATTTCGAGTTTTTATCCCGCATTGTGGACGGGTTTGTTTCGTTTCTTTCCGAATTTGTTGACGACTGGCTGGCAAATGATATGAGAGTGTCAATATTCAAGATATTGTTTAGTTGGCTCGTTGTCAGTCTCATTGCCATCCATTTCGCTTGGAAATTTTACGGAAACACTGTGAACGATATGTATTACCGACAAG GTACTGGTGGAAAGAATGGAGGCACACCTGACCCTGCACCTCACAGGAGCGGATGGTAG
- the glyctk gene encoding glycerate kinase, whose product MGGSCPPPSPPGFPPLVVPDCTSKKTNTQTAHFSCPMVKLESIITQRVHIQLELSSVPILPHCLSADPDSAIHSSHTEHRGNPEVHHTRCTGAPCKDSLMACVVSLYRPLSLLAPVGVRRAIVYRMSLDMRAREVFATAIEAVQPDIVVRRGLERTGDTLLVNGRSFTLKNNLHLVGFGKAVLGMAAEAERIVGDHLVRGVISVPHGIQETIRQHGKDQMLLKDGSHITVMEGAKHNLPDADAQRAAECIKELVSTLTENDMLLVLISGGGSALLPAPVPPISLQEKQDVTRRLAGAGATIQELNSVRRALSILKGGGLAHCAHPAQVVALVLSDVIGDPLDLIASGPTVWTEVWPEEIWSVLERYGLSSSLPVSVKEVLGRSAPRWEKSGEQSDRAAHVLNAVIGSNSIALECAGRRARELGFRPVVLSPGVCGDVQSVSRLYGLLARFACSRDEPPPELPAEILKLGPETGVESWDLCRAMQVLGEGRGEGWGATCLLAGGEPTVQLTGKGRGGRNQELALRVGLELEGMELPPKGPLFLSGGTDGQDGPTEAAGAVTDAGLGKEARAQGLDPDGFLVNNDSFTFFSRLSGGQRLLLPGLTGTNVMDVHMLLIPPIPIVVSGR is encoded by the exons atgggggggtcgtgtccccccccgtcccccccgggatttccgcccctggtagTACCTGACTGTACATCTAAAAAGACAAACACGCAGACTGCTCACTTTTCCTGCCCTATGGTCAAGCTTGAGTCAATCATTACACAGAGGGTACACATTCAACTTGAGTTGAGCTCTGTCCCGATTTTGCCACACTGCCTTAGTGCTGATCCCGACTCTGCAATACACAGCTCTCACACGGAGCACAGAGGAAATCCAGAGGTTCACCATACCCGGTGTACAG GTGCTCCCTGCAAGGACAGCCTGATGGCTTGTGTTGTGTCCCTGTATCGTCCTTTATCTTTACTGGCCCCAGTGGGGGTGAGGCGAGCCATAGTTTACAGAATGTCACTGGACATGCGAGCACGGGAGGTGTTTGCTACGGCTATCGAAGCTGTGCAACCAGACATTGTGGTGCGGCGGGGTCTGGAGCGTACAGGAGACACTCTCCTAGTGAATGGACGCAGCTTCACGCTAAAAAACAACCTTCACCTGGTAGGTTTTGGCAAAGCTGTGCTGGGCATGGCTGCCGAGGCAGAGAGGATTGTGGGGGACCACTTGGTGAGAGGAGTGATCAGTGTGCCACACGGCATTCAGGAGACAATACGGCAGCATGGGAAAGA CCAGATGTTGTTGAAGGATGGAAGTCACATCACAGTGATGGAGGGAGCTAAACACAACCTGCCAGATGCTGATGCCCAGAGGGCAGCCGAATGTATTAAGGAGCTGGTCAGCACACTAACAGAGAATGACATGTTGCTTGTACTCATCTCAG gaggaggGTCTGCACTCTTGCCTGCACCAGTCCCACCAATCTCTCTTCAAGAGAAACAGGATGTTACACGCAGACTGGCTGGTGCTGGTGCCACTATTCAGGAGcttaactctgtacgccgtgccCTGTCGATTTTGAAAGGAGGAGGACTTGCACACTGCGCTCACCCTGCTCAG GTGGTGGCCCTGGTTCTGTCTGACGTAATTGGAGATCCCCTGGACTTGATAGCCAGTGGCCCCACAGTGTGGACAGAGGTGTGGCCTGAGGAGATTTGGTCGGTCCTTGAACGTTACgggctgtcctcctctctccctgtctcagtgAAAGAGGTGCTTGGACGCTCAGCACCCCGATGGGAGAAGTCTGGAGAGCAGTCAGACAGGGCGGCACATGTTCTCAATGCTGTGATTGGCTCCAATAGCATTGCTCTGGAATGCGCAGGGAGACGTGCGCGGGAGCTCGGATTCCGTCCAGTTGTGCTGTCGCCAGGGGTGTGCGGGGACGTACAGTCTGTCTCCCGCCTTTATGGTCTACTGGCTCGCTTTGCCTGCTCCCGTGACGAGCCCCCTCCTGAGTTGCCTGCTGAGATTCTGAAGCTGGGGCCCGAGACAGGCGTGGAAAGCTGGGACTTGTGCCGTGCCATGCAGGTGCTTGGTGAGGGGcgtggggagggctggggagccACCTGTCTGCTGGCTGGGGGAGAGCCCACTGTGCAGTTGACAGGCAAGGGGCGTGGTGGGCGGAACCAGGAGCTGGCCCTGAGAGTAGGGCTTGAGCTGGAAGGCATGGAGCTCCCTCCAAAGGGTCCCCTGTTCCTGAGTGGTGGGACCGATGGTCAGGACGGGCCAACTGAGGCAGCAGGGGCAGTCACAGACGCGGGGCTTGGCAAAGAAGCACGAGCACAGGGGCTCGACCCTGATGGCTTCCTCGTCAACAATGATTCCTTCACCTTCTTTTCACGCCTGTCTGGTGGGCAGCGGCTGCTCCTACCAGGGTTAACGGGTACCAATGTGATGGATGTGCACATGCTGCTCATCCCACCAATTCCCATAGTCGTGTCTGGTCGTTGA